One window of the Oncorhynchus mykiss isolate Arlee chromosome 5, USDA_OmykA_1.1, whole genome shotgun sequence genome contains the following:
- the LOC110524703 gene encoding transmembrane protein 69 isoform X2 gives MLAGIFRRPILTAHKMSWLPAGASAWVSDASYSSCPLWPCRVSSARLLPKISDAVGLLRTQYFHSSAARLKKRQQPEPPPRELDLLRYDMRDLGKSPKPALYLSLSSLIPFIAAPLVMAVTETYLPEVAFAQVAYGASILSFLGGARWGFAIPETSPAKPDWINLANSVVPSLLAWLAMLFSDTITPAAMMVIMGLGISLHYDLSLLPTYPSWFKALRSILSVVAFLSLVATLVLKGVYPENIIFSEQ, from the exons ATGTTGGCTGGTATATTTAGAAGACCCATCCTTACTGCTCACAAG ATGTCCTGGCTGCCTGCTGGTGCCTCAGCCTGGGTTTCTGATGCCTCTTATAGTTCCTGTCCCCTGTGGCCCTGCAGGGTCTCCTCGGCCAGGCTGCTCCCTAAAATAAGTGATGCTGTTGGTCTATTGAGGACGCAGTACTTCCACAGCTCTGCTGCGAGGCTGAAGAAACGACAACAACCAGAGCCTCCACCCAGAGAGTTGGACCTGCTCCGTTATGACATGAGAGACCTGGGAAAGAGCCCCAAACCAGCGCTGTACCTGAGCCTCTCCAGCCTTATCCCTTTCATCGCTGCTCCGCTCGTCATGGCTGTGACCGAGACCTACCTGCCAGAAGTGGCCTTCGCCCAGGTGGCCTATGGAGCGTCTATCTTGTCTTTCCTGGGCGGTGCGCGGTGGGGCTTTGCCATCCCGGAGACTAGCCCGGCCAAGCCAGACTGGATCAACCTGGCCAATAGCGTGGTTCCATCCCTGTTAGCCTGGCTGGCCATGCTGTTCAGCGACACTATTACCCCAGCAGCTATGATGGTCATCATGGGGCTAGGCATCTCCCTACACTATGACCTGTCTCTGCTGCCCACCTACCCCAGCTGGTTCAAAGCCCTGCGTTCTATACTGTCGGTGGTGGCCTTCCTCTCACTGGTGGCCACACTGGTTCTCAAGGGAGTTTACCCGGAGAATATTATATTTTCAGAGCAATGA
- the LOC110524703 gene encoding transmembrane protein 69 isoform X1 produces MLAGIFRRPILTAHKQMSWLPAGASAWVSDASYSSCPLWPCRVSSARLLPKISDAVGLLRTQYFHSSAARLKKRQQPEPPPRELDLLRYDMRDLGKSPKPALYLSLSSLIPFIAAPLVMAVTETYLPEVAFAQVAYGASILSFLGGARWGFAIPETSPAKPDWINLANSVVPSLLAWLAMLFSDTITPAAMMVIMGLGISLHYDLSLLPTYPSWFKALRSILSVVAFLSLVATLVLKGVYPENIIFSEQ; encoded by the exons ATGTTGGCTGGTATATTTAGAAGACCCATCCTTACTGCTCACAAG CAGATGTCCTGGCTGCCTGCTGGTGCCTCAGCCTGGGTTTCTGATGCCTCTTATAGTTCCTGTCCCCTGTGGCCCTGCAGGGTCTCCTCGGCCAGGCTGCTCCCTAAAATAAGTGATGCTGTTGGTCTATTGAGGACGCAGTACTTCCACAGCTCTGCTGCGAGGCTGAAGAAACGACAACAACCAGAGCCTCCACCCAGAGAGTTGGACCTGCTCCGTTATGACATGAGAGACCTGGGAAAGAGCCCCAAACCAGCGCTGTACCTGAGCCTCTCCAGCCTTATCCCTTTCATCGCTGCTCCGCTCGTCATGGCTGTGACCGAGACCTACCTGCCAGAAGTGGCCTTCGCCCAGGTGGCCTATGGAGCGTCTATCTTGTCTTTCCTGGGCGGTGCGCGGTGGGGCTTTGCCATCCCGGAGACTAGCCCGGCCAAGCCAGACTGGATCAACCTGGCCAATAGCGTGGTTCCATCCCTGTTAGCCTGGCTGGCCATGCTGTTCAGCGACACTATTACCCCAGCAGCTATGATGGTCATCATGGGGCTAGGCATCTCCCTACACTATGACCTGTCTCTGCTGCCCACCTACCCCAGCTGGTTCAAAGCCCTGCGTTCTATACTGTCGGTGGTGGCCTTCCTCTCACTGGTGGCCACACTGGTTCTCAAGGGAGTTTACCCGGAGAATATTATATTTTCAGAGCAATGA